CCGATTTTCTGAATATGGATGTTTTTAAAGCCAGCCTTTTTGAACAAGCACTTTATTTCTTTGGCTGAAGGAAAATAATAATAAAGGGGAAGATTTTTATTGTTGCCCCAAAATTTCAAGTATTCTTTTTCCCCTATTTTTTTCCATTTTTTCCGTATTTTAAGAGGAGGATGCCAGAGGTAGCCAGCAAATTGGCCTTCATCTTTTAGAGATTTTTTTATTTTCTCTAACACTTGCTTTAGGTTGTTTTTAGGGAAGTGGTGCAAAACCGCCAAAGCAATTATCCAGTCAAAAGATTTCTTAAAGTTTAAATTTTCCAGATCTATCTTTTTAAGCTTAATTTTTGCAGGGTATTTTTTAGCTATGAAATTTTTAGCAGCGATTTGAATAAAATTTTTAGAAAAATCAATACCAAGATAAAAGTTTTTATTATTAAAAAAATTTTGTTTGTCTAAATACTCTAAAGTTCGGCAGGATCCGCAGCCAACTTCCATTAATCTGCCTTTTGGTTTGAATTTTGTAAAAAAGAGATCTAACACTTTGTCTTTTTTTTCTCTTGTTTGCTTAAATAAAGGGGCTATTTTTTCGTATGTTTTTTGATTGAGTTTCACCCATTTTTCTTCCTTGATTTTTTGCCTCATTTGTGGCAAAATATAACAACTTTTATGGGAAAAGTAAAGCAAAATAAAAAAGTTTTTTCACTTTTGGCTAAGGAGCTTAAAAGAGGTTTTGATTTGGAAAAAGCCAAAAAAAAGGTAGCAGAAAAATTAGCTCTAAAGCAGCTTCCCCG
This portion of the bacterium genome encodes:
- a CDS encoding class I SAM-dependent methyltransferase, which encodes MRQKIKEEKWVKLNQKTYEKIAPLFKQTREKKDKVLDLFFTKFKPKGRLMEVGCGSCRTLEYLDKQNFFNNKNFYLGIDFSKNFIQIAAKNFIAKKYPAKIKLKKIDLENLNFKKSFDWIIALAVLHHFPKNNLKQVLEKIKKSLKDEGQFAGYLWHPPLKIRKKWKKIGEKEYLKFWGNNKNLPLYYYFPSAKEIKCLFKKAGFKNIHIQKIG